Proteins encoded together in one Orbaceae bacterium lpD01 window:
- the fabA gene encoding bifunctional 3-hydroxydecanoyl-ACP dehydratase/trans-2-decenoyl-ACP isomerase, whose protein sequence is MSFEKKSSYTKADLIASGNNELFGHDGPPLPADEMLMMDRVIEMNESGGHFDKGYVEAELDINPDLWFFKCHFKSDPVMPGCLGLDAMWQLVGFYLGWLGGKGKGRALGVGEVKFTGQVLPTAKKVTYKIHFKRVINRKLIMGLADGEVFVDGKLIYQATDLKVGLFQDTTTF, encoded by the coding sequence ATGTCGTTTGAGAAAAAATCATCTTATACAAAAGCAGACCTGATTGCATCAGGTAATAATGAACTATTTGGTCATGATGGGCCGCCATTACCAGCAGATGAGATGCTGATGATGGATCGCGTGATTGAAATGAATGAAAGTGGCGGTCACTTTGATAAAGGTTATGTTGAAGCTGAACTAGATATTAATCCTGACTTATGGTTTTTCAAATGTCATTTTAAAAGTGACCCAGTTATGCCTGGCTGCTTAGGTCTTGATGCTATGTGGCAGTTAGTGGGTTTTTATCTTGGCTGGTTAGGCGGTAAAGGTAAAGGACGCGCCCTTGGGGTCGGTGAAGTGAAATTTACGGGTCAAGTGCTACCGACAGCGAAAAAAGTGACCTATAAAATTCATTTTAAACGTGTCATCAATCGTAAGTTGATTATGGGACTGGCTGATGGTGAAGTATTTGTTGATGGTAAATTAATTTATCAAGCCACTGATTTAAAAGTCGGTTTGTTTCAGGATACTACCACATTCTAA
- a CDS encoding thioredoxin domain-containing protein: MPLKPTVSANDHIQGNPQATIELVEYGDYQCPYCRDFHYTVKSLQVELGDKLKFIFRNFPLDMHPNALDAAISAELMAKHQQFWPMHDLLYENQQHLDDNSLMQYAKQLGVTKKQFSADFQNTALIKKIDSDIESGLRSGVNGTPSIYINGKKYQGDYSAQALLSYIQTLI; encoded by the coding sequence ATGCCATTAAAACCGACTGTGTCAGCCAATGATCATATACAAGGCAATCCGCAAGCAACGATAGAATTAGTTGAATATGGTGATTATCAATGTCCATACTGCCGGGATTTTCACTATACGGTCAAATCGTTACAAGTAGAACTGGGCGACAAACTTAAATTTATTTTTAGAAATTTTCCACTCGATATGCATCCCAATGCGCTAGATGCAGCCATATCTGCAGAGCTGATGGCTAAACACCAGCAATTTTGGCCAATGCATGATCTGCTTTATGAAAATCAGCAACATCTTGACGATAATTCACTCATGCAGTACGCCAAGCAACTCGGCGTGACGAAAAAGCAGTTTAGTGCTGACTTTCAAAACACCGCTTTGATAAAAAAAATTGACAGTGATATTGAGAGTGGCTTACGTAGTGGCGTCAATGGCACCCCATCTATCTACATTAATGGGAAAAAATATCAGGGCGATTACTCGGCTCAGGCACTACTCAGCTATATCCAGACGCTGATTTAA
- the modF gene encoding molybdate ABC transporter ATP-binding protein ModF, which translates to MLTISQGRYRISDFRLFSIPELCIEPRQSWAFVGSNGSGKSVLARVIAGAVSEQSGEHNNRFAKVARLSLEQLQKLVDEEWNRNNTDLLSADEDDIGRTTAQIIQAQVSDADRCEALAQQFGIAHLLERRFKYLSTGETRKTLLCQVLMSKPDLLVLDEPFDGLDVLSRQQLAKTLAALSAQGMTLVLVLNRFDDIPDFIDHVGVLVECELVKQGPKAAMLQDEMIKQFTNLEHLAHFTLPPSDDDLIVLDANVPRIKLNNGYVHYNDKAIINGLTWQVNAGEHWQIIGPNGAGKSTLLSLITGDHPQGYSNDLSLFGRQRGSGETIWDIKKHIGYVSSSLHLDYRVSSSVRNVLISGYFDSIGVYNAISDKQLKLANEWLILLNLLDKADQPFHSLSWGQQRLILIARALVKHPILLILDEPLQGLDQLNRELVKRWIDRLIEEGHSQLLFVSHHAEDAPNCISHCLTFVSQEERGYQYKMTESPKR; encoded by the coding sequence ATGTTAACGATCTCTCAAGGCCGATATCGCATCAGTGATTTTCGACTATTTTCTATACCTGAATTATGCATTGAACCTCGTCAGAGTTGGGCTTTTGTCGGCAGTAATGGGAGTGGTAAATCGGTGCTCGCGCGCGTGATTGCCGGCGCAGTATCAGAACAATCCGGTGAGCATAACAATCGCTTTGCAAAGGTGGCTCGATTATCGTTAGAACAGTTGCAAAAACTGGTTGATGAAGAGTGGAACCGAAACAATACCGATCTGCTAAGTGCCGATGAAGACGATATCGGCAGAACAACCGCACAAATTATTCAGGCGCAGGTCAGTGATGCTGATAGATGCGAGGCGCTGGCGCAACAATTTGGTATTGCACATTTACTTGAGCGGCGCTTTAAATATCTTTCAACCGGTGAGACGCGCAAAACATTATTATGTCAGGTATTGATGTCAAAACCTGATTTACTGGTGCTCGATGAACCCTTTGATGGGCTTGATGTTCTTTCTCGTCAGCAGCTGGCAAAAACCTTAGCTGCGTTATCGGCACAAGGGATGACATTGGTTTTGGTGTTAAATCGTTTTGATGATATTCCCGATTTTATTGACCATGTTGGTGTTTTAGTCGAGTGTGAATTAGTTAAACAAGGGCCTAAAGCAGCCATGTTACAAGATGAGATGATTAAACAGTTTACTAATCTGGAACATCTTGCTCACTTTACCTTACCACCGTCAGATGACGATCTGATTGTGCTAGATGCCAACGTGCCACGGATTAAGCTGAATAATGGTTACGTGCACTATAATGACAAAGCCATCATCAATGGCTTAACCTGGCAGGTTAATGCCGGTGAACATTGGCAGATTATTGGCCCAAATGGGGCGGGTAAATCCACCTTACTTAGTTTAATTACCGGTGATCATCCGCAGGGATATAGCAATGATTTAAGTCTGTTTGGACGTCAGCGCGGCTCAGGGGAGACCATTTGGGATATCAAAAAACATATTGGCTATGTCAGTAGTAGCCTGCATTTAGATTATCGTGTCAGCAGTAGTGTACGCAATGTGCTGATTTCTGGTTATTTTGACTCAATCGGTGTGTATAACGCTATCAGTGATAAACAGTTAAAGCTGGCTAACGAGTGGCTAATTTTGTTGAATCTACTTGATAAAGCTGATCAACCGTTCCATTCGTTATCCTGGGGACAGCAGCGGCTGATTTTGATCGCGCGTGCATTGGTGAAGCATCCGATCTTATTGATCCTTGATGAACCTCTGCAAGGATTGGATCAATTAAATCGAGAATTAGTTAAACGCTGGATAGATCGCTTAATTGAAGAGGGGCACAGCCAGTTACTCTTTGTCTCTCATCACGCCGAAGATGCACCAAATTGCATCAGCCACTGCTTAACATTTGTTAGTCAGGAAGAGAGAGGCTATCAGTATAAAATGACCGAATCCCCTAAAAGATAG
- a CDS encoding redoxin domain-containing protein translates to MLKTGTQAPEFTLQSNLNKPISLSQFASQKVILVFYPADWSSVCSDELSIFNASLKLFAKNNATVVAISVDSVSSHIVFAEKHHLNFPLLADFEPKGEVSRRYESYHTTEGHSKRSLYLIDETGTIRWSALSADGINPGVDGVIDALEQLNKE, encoded by the coding sequence ATGTTAAAAACTGGCACTCAAGCACCTGAATTTACGCTGCAATCAAACTTAAATAAACCGATATCTCTCAGTCAGTTCGCTAGTCAAAAAGTCATTCTGGTTTTTTATCCCGCAGACTGGAGTAGTGTCTGTTCCGACGAACTTTCAATCTTTAATGCCTCACTCAAATTATTTGCCAAAAATAATGCTACCGTCGTCGCTATCTCGGTTGACAGTGTATCCTCTCATATAGTATTTGCCGAAAAACACCATCTAAACTTCCCTTTACTTGCCGATTTTGAACCTAAAGGTGAGGTCTCCAGACGCTATGAAAGTTATCATACCACTGAGGGCCACAGTAAAAGATCGCTTTATCTTATCGATGAAACAGGCACTATTCGTTGGAGTGCGTTATCTGCTGATGGCATTAACCCTGGCGTTGATGGTGTCATTGATGCCTTAGAACAATTAAATAAGGAGTGA
- the uvrB gene encoding excinuclease ABC subunit UvrB, translating into MKNFKLHSDFKPAGDQPEAIKKILQNLDDGIAHQTLLGVTGSGKTFTMANVIAKHNRPAIILAPNKTLAAQLYGEMKAFFPENAVEYFVSYYDYYQPESYVPTTDTFIEKDASINEHIEQMRLSATKSLLERRDVVIVASVSAIYGLGAPETYMAMILHLTRGTITDQRAILTRLAELQYKRNDFGFSRGTFRVRGDVIDIFPADSDSTAVRVELFDDEVDRITIFDPLTGQIVNEVPRITIHPKTHYVTPRDRLDLVVEQIKEDLALRRQELLDNHRLLEEQRLSQRTLFDIEMLNELGYCSGIENYSRYLSQRQPGDPPATLFDYLPSDGLLFIDESHVGIPQIGAMYNGDRSRKMTLVDYGFRLPSALDNRPLKFTEFESIMPQTIYVSATPAKYEIEKSSGEIIEQVVRPTGLLDPILEVRPATTQVDDLLSEIQIRLANDERVLVTTLTKRMSENLTDYLVEHGINVKYLHSDINTVERMEIIRDLRLGEIDVLVGINLLREGLDIPEVSLVAILDADREGFLRSVSALIQTVGRAARNANGKAILYADKITPAMQTTIDETARRRAKQEAFNLANGITPTSVRKEVQDILGTTMGQKKTNSKSRLYEKGQAYHLLSATEVQQKIKDLEAQMYEAAKNLEFEKAGVLRDEIKQLREEFIQVS; encoded by the coding sequence ATGAAAAATTTTAAATTGCATTCTGATTTTAAACCCGCTGGTGATCAGCCAGAAGCAATTAAAAAGATCCTGCAAAATCTTGATGATGGTATTGCACATCAGACGCTGTTAGGTGTAACTGGATCCGGTAAAACATTTACCATGGCCAATGTGATTGCCAAGCATAATCGACCAGCTATTATTTTGGCGCCCAACAAAACCTTGGCGGCTCAGCTATATGGGGAGATGAAAGCCTTTTTTCCTGAAAATGCAGTAGAGTATTTTGTCTCTTACTATGATTATTATCAGCCTGAGTCTTATGTACCGACGACCGATACGTTTATTGAGAAAGATGCGTCGATTAACGAGCATATCGAGCAGATGCGTCTGTCAGCGACCAAATCATTACTTGAACGTCGCGATGTCGTGATTGTGGCATCGGTATCGGCAATCTATGGCTTGGGTGCACCGGAAACGTATATGGCGATGATCTTGCACTTAACGCGCGGTACGATCACCGATCAAAGAGCTATTCTGACCCGGTTGGCTGAGTTACAGTACAAACGAAACGATTTTGGTTTTTCGCGAGGGACCTTTAGAGTTCGCGGTGATGTGATTGATATTTTTCCGGCTGATTCCGATTCAACGGCGGTTCGCGTTGAATTGTTTGATGATGAAGTGGATCGCATTACTATCTTTGATCCCCTGACCGGTCAGATAGTGAATGAGGTGCCAAGAATTACCATTCATCCAAAAACGCACTATGTGACGCCACGAGATCGTTTAGATTTAGTGGTGGAACAGATTAAAGAGGACTTAGCGCTGCGCCGTCAGGAGCTGCTTGATAATCATCGTTTACTTGAGGAGCAGCGTCTATCACAACGGACGCTATTCGATATTGAAATGTTGAATGAGCTTGGTTACTGCTCGGGGATAGAGAACTATTCACGTTATCTATCGCAGCGTCAGCCCGGCGATCCACCTGCAACGTTATTCGATTATTTGCCCTCTGATGGTTTACTTTTTATTGATGAGTCGCATGTGGGAATTCCACAAATCGGCGCGATGTATAATGGTGACCGTTCACGTAAAATGACCTTAGTCGATTATGGTTTCCGTTTACCGTCGGCCTTGGATAACCGACCACTGAAATTTACCGAATTTGAAAGTATCATGCCGCAGACGATTTATGTTTCAGCGACGCCAGCGAAATATGAGATTGAAAAATCCAGTGGCGAGATCATTGAACAAGTCGTGCGTCCAACCGGCTTGCTCGATCCGATTCTTGAAGTGAGGCCAGCCACCACTCAGGTGGATGATCTCTTATCCGAAATACAGATTCGTTTGGCGAATGATGAACGTGTTTTGGTCACCACGTTAACCAAACGAATGTCTGAGAATCTGACCGACTATTTGGTTGAGCACGGTATCAATGTCAAATATTTACACTCTGATATTAATACCGTTGAACGTATGGAGATCATTCGCGATTTGCGTCTTGGTGAAATCGATGTTTTGGTTGGAATCAACCTATTACGTGAGGGACTTGATATCCCAGAAGTTTCGTTAGTGGCGATTTTAGATGCCGATCGAGAAGGTTTTTTACGTTCAGTCAGTGCACTAATTCAGACGGTGGGCCGAGCCGCGCGAAATGCCAATGGTAAAGCAATTCTATATGCGGATAAGATAACGCCAGCCATGCAAACTACCATCGATGAAACCGCACGCCGTCGTGCAAAACAGGAAGCCTTTAATTTGGCCAATGGAATTACCCCAACCTCTGTTCGCAAAGAGGTTCAGGATATTCTAGGGACGACCATGGGGCAGAAGAAAACCAATAGTAAAAGTCGATTGTATGAAAAAGGTCAAGCGTATCATCTACTGTCGGCCACTGAGGTTCAGCAAAAAATTAAAGATCTCGAGGCGCAGATGTATGAAGCCGCTAAAAATCTCGAATTTGAGAAAGCCGGCGTCTTGCGTGATGAGATTAAGCAGTTAAGAGAAGAGTTTATACAAGTATCATAA
- the modA gene encoding molybdate ABC transporter substrate-binding protein: protein MKKIIPLIMMLCCFTVNAAEKITVFAAASLTDVMENISQLYRQSHPDTDIVFSFASSSALARQIEQGAPADIFMSADQQWMDYLLDRNLAKNKETLLKNTLVLIAPKTSPINNVIIDQHTDWSTLLPAGSHLAVGDPDHVPAGVYAKASLTHLGAYSRLESQLARANNVRAALMLVEMDEAPLGIVYSTDAQVSNKVKIVGEFPADSFDAIEYPISLLNDSAPSQAFYTFLKSPQAKAVFEKYGFVTL, encoded by the coding sequence ATGAAAAAAATAATTCCTCTCATAATGATGTTATGCTGTTTTACCGTCAATGCAGCAGAAAAAATTACCGTTTTTGCCGCGGCCTCCCTCACCGATGTCATGGAAAATATTAGCCAGCTTTATCGGCAAAGTCATCCAGATACCGATATTGTCTTCTCTTTCGCCTCTTCCTCTGCCTTAGCAAGGCAAATAGAACAAGGCGCTCCGGCCGATATTTTCATGTCAGCTGATCAACAGTGGATGGATTATTTGTTAGACCGTAATCTGGCTAAAAATAAAGAGACCTTACTGAAAAATACCTTAGTGCTGATTGCCCCAAAAACCTCACCAATCAATAACGTTATCATTGATCAACATACTGACTGGTCAACTTTATTACCTGCTGGTTCACATTTGGCTGTTGGTGATCCTGATCATGTGCCGGCGGGTGTTTACGCCAAAGCCTCATTAACCCATCTAGGTGCTTATAGTCGATTAGAATCCCAGCTTGCTCGAGCAAACAATGTCCGTGCTGCGCTGATGTTAGTTGAAATGGATGAAGCCCCATTGGGCATTGTCTACAGTACAGATGCACAAGTCAGCAATAAAGTGAAAATCGTCGGTGAGTTTCCGGCTGACAGCTTTGATGCCATCGAATACCCTATTAGCCTATTAAATGATTCAGCACCAAGTCAGGCCTTTTACACTTTTCTAAAAAGTCCACAAGCCAAAGCGGTATTCGAAAAATATGGATTTGTCACGCTATGA
- a CDS encoding TOBE domain-containing protein — MLEAEILLTLKLKQQLFTDTRRIALLKQIKITGSLSQAAKMVGISYKTAWDAVHQMNTLSPKLMVEASIGGKGGGGAKLSRYAQRFIQLYDLLTTLEYRAFKTLNDDDAPLDNLLAATAKLSVQTSARNQLYGTIIQLPDAALSGAVKVLLEDGRTRLTVNMTQGSIKRLDLAENKAVILLIKAPNVTISKQVQTDSDNQFTATISNVMSDALWHEIELQLPSGLIICATLSAAQFLRQLYEKGDIVSVSVNPENIILATLV; from the coding sequence ATGCTAGAAGCAGAGATTTTACTGACCTTAAAATTAAAACAGCAGTTATTTACCGATACACGTCGCATCGCATTACTTAAGCAGATCAAAATCACTGGCTCATTAAGCCAGGCGGCTAAAATGGTGGGTATCAGTTATAAAACGGCTTGGGATGCGGTACATCAAATGAATACCTTATCACCCAAACTGATGGTTGAAGCCTCGATTGGTGGTAAAGGCGGCGGCGGCGCGAAATTGAGTCGGTATGCGCAGCGCTTTATTCAGTTATATGATTTATTAACCACACTTGAATATCGTGCTTTTAAAACATTGAATGATGATGATGCACCTTTGGATAACCTGTTAGCTGCAACCGCAAAGCTGTCAGTGCAGACAAGTGCACGGAATCAGCTTTATGGTACGATTATTCAGTTACCTGATGCCGCATTATCAGGTGCAGTTAAGGTGCTGTTAGAGGATGGACGAACCAGATTGACGGTTAATATGACGCAAGGCAGTATCAAACGACTTGATTTGGCAGAAAACAAAGCCGTGATCCTCTTGATAAAAGCACCTAACGTCACCATATCAAAGCAGGTACAGACTGATAGTGATAACCAGTTTACCGCAACTATCTCTAATGTGATGAGCGATGCTTTATGGCATGAGATCGAGCTACAACTGCCATCTGGTTTAATCATCTGTGCGACTTTATCGGCAGCGCAATTTCTTCGCCAGTTATATGAAAAGGGTGATATTGTCAGCGTATCAGTTAATCCGGAAAATATTATTTTAGCCACATTGGTATAA
- a CDS encoding ATP-binding cassette domain-containing protein: MLSLKLNKKLPHFTFHLEHDFVCEGITAILGVSGSGKSTLINLINGLIKPDSGSISLNGQTLVDSSHQFFVPPEKRHIGTVFQEALLFPHYSVLKNLTYGMASNGQKRFDEIIDVLNIRHLLNRYPAMLSGGEKQRISIGRAILSDPQLLLLDEPLSALDMPRKKELLIYIKQLVAELDVPMLYVTHNINETRQIAQHIAIFEQGQLIDYGETATILESPYLKEWL; this comes from the coding sequence ATGCTCTCACTCAAACTCAATAAAAAATTGCCCCATTTCACCTTCCATCTTGAACATGATTTTGTGTGTGAAGGTATTACGGCCATTTTAGGCGTATCCGGCTCTGGCAAATCAACCTTAATTAATTTGATCAACGGCTTAATTAAGCCTGATTCTGGCTCTATCAGTTTAAATGGCCAGACACTAGTTGATAGTAGTCATCAGTTTTTTGTACCACCAGAAAAACGTCATATCGGTACTGTGTTTCAGGAAGCGTTACTATTCCCACACTACTCAGTCTTAAAAAATCTTACCTATGGAATGGCAAGTAATGGACAAAAGCGCTTTGATGAAATTATTGATGTTCTCAATATCCGGCATTTATTAAATCGTTATCCGGCGATGCTCTCTGGTGGCGAAAAACAGCGCATATCAATTGGTCGAGCGATATTAAGTGATCCGCAACTATTATTACTTGATGAACCCCTGTCTGCACTCGATATGCCACGTAAAAAAGAACTGTTAATCTATATTAAACAGCTAGTCGCAGAACTCGATGTTCCCATGCTTTACGTGACGCACAATATTAATGAAACCAGGCAGATTGCCCAGCATATTGCCATCTTTGAGCAGGGCCAGTTAATTGATTATGGTGAAACGGCCACTATTTTAGAGAGTCCATATCTCAAGGAGTGGCTATAA
- a CDS encoding RidA family protein, translated as MSIIRIDPEARWSEAVIHNGVIYYTSVPAQLDGDAYEQTQSALAEIDNMLARAGSDKSCILDATIFIIDKADFKAMNRAWDEWVCAGHAPVRCTVQSGLMHEKYKVEIKIIAAVAE; from the coding sequence ATGTCCATAATCAGAATAGATCCAGAAGCGCGCTGGTCTGAAGCAGTCATACATAATGGGGTTATCTATTATACTAGCGTACCAGCCCAGCTTGATGGCGATGCTTATGAACAAACCCAAAGTGCATTAGCTGAAATTGATAACATGCTAGCCAGAGCCGGTAGCGATAAATCGTGTATTCTCGATGCGACGATCTTTATTATTGATAAAGCTGATTTCAAAGCGATGAATCGTGCCTGGGATGAGTGGGTTTGTGCGGGTCATGCGCCGGTACGCTGCACTGTTCAGAGCGGTCTTATGCATGAAAAATACAAAGTTGAGATTAAAATTATTGCGGCAGTGGCTGAATAA
- the modB gene encoding molybdate ABC transporter permease subunit: MILTAYELQVLYLSIKVAAAAIIFSLPLGILVAWILARFQFMGKSLLDSFIHLPLVLPPVVLGYLLLLTMSKKGLIGKWLYTYFDISFSFNWKGAALASAVVAFPLMVRSIRLAIESIDQRLEHVARTLGASRLRVFITITLPLAFPGILMGLVLGFARSLGEFGATITFVSNIPGETRTLPLAMYTLIETVGGEYQAMRLCIIAVIMSIIALLASEWLMRWHKRKLAG, translated from the coding sequence ATGATACTCACTGCGTATGAACTGCAAGTCCTTTATCTCAGCATTAAAGTTGCTGCGGCAGCCATCATCTTTAGTCTGCCGCTGGGCATTTTAGTGGCCTGGATTCTGGCGCGCTTTCAGTTTATGGGCAAATCCCTGCTCGATAGTTTTATCCATTTACCGTTAGTCTTACCGCCCGTGGTATTAGGTTATCTACTATTACTGACCATGAGCAAAAAAGGGCTGATCGGTAAATGGCTTTATACTTATTTTGATATTAGCTTTAGCTTCAACTGGAAAGGTGCCGCTTTGGCCTCGGCGGTCGTCGCCTTTCCGTTAATGGTTCGTTCGATTCGCTTAGCCATTGAATCCATCGATCAGCGTCTGGAGCACGTCGCCCGCACGCTCGGTGCTAGCCGTTTACGGGTCTTTATAACGATTACCCTACCATTAGCCTTTCCGGGTATTTTAATGGGGTTAGTACTCGGTTTTGCGCGATCGCTGGGTGAATTTGGTGCAACCATCACGTTTGTCTCGAATATTCCCGGCGAGACGCGGACACTGCCGTTAGCCATGTACACACTAATAGAGACTGTCGGCGGTGAATATCAAGCCATGCGTCTGTGTATCATTGCAGTCATAATGTCGATCATTGCCTTACTCGCCTCCGAGTGGCTAATGCGTTGGCACAAACGCAAGCTTGCAGGATAA
- a CDS encoding NAD-dependent succinate-semialdehyde dehydrogenase, which produces MSAPVSSIKTLNPTTNKIEKVFKEMTDSQLDHILAAADQAFLSWKTTSIATRAQLLHNVAKIMRTRKQALARLCTVEMGKLVAEGIAEVELCADIFDYYADNGAQLLADRQLTVKQGKAFLSYEPLGVLLTVQPWNFPFYQITRTAAANLMGGNTVVLKHASNVPQCAEMMEKIFIEAGAPKGVYSNLFVSGSRVSQLVASPYVKAVSLTGSAPAGSSYAAAAGKVIKKSTLELGGSDAFIVLADANIEQAVNMAAFGRLWNAGQVCISPKRIIVLESVADEFIRRATDIYKQIVIGDPLEAKTQLAPLSTEKGLVDVLKQVETTVKQGARLVYGGHRLDREGFFMQPTILTDIKPGMLAYADEIFGPVLCIYAVKNIEEAIKLANDTEFGLGGTVFGNNTDEAVKIARQMVTGMVYINHITGISPELPFGGTKQSGYGREQADAGFYEFLNAKLIRITTPESAY; this is translated from the coding sequence TAGCTGCTGCCGATCAAGCTTTTTTATCCTGGAAGACGACATCAATTGCAACAAGGGCGCAATTACTGCATAACGTTGCCAAGATTATGCGCACGCGTAAGCAGGCGCTGGCACGATTATGCACTGTTGAGATGGGTAAGCTGGTTGCCGAAGGCATTGCTGAAGTTGAGTTATGTGCCGATATCTTTGATTACTATGCGGATAATGGTGCGCAGTTGCTAGCCGATCGGCAGTTAACTGTGAAGCAGGGTAAAGCCTTTTTAAGTTATGAACCACTTGGTGTGTTATTGACCGTGCAACCCTGGAATTTTCCTTTTTATCAAATCACCCGAACGGCCGCAGCCAATTTAATGGGCGGCAATACCGTGGTTTTAAAGCATGCTTCGAATGTGCCTCAGTGCGCAGAGATGATGGAGAAAATCTTTATCGAAGCAGGCGCACCCAAAGGTGTTTACAGTAATCTATTTGTGTCAGGTAGCCGAGTTTCTCAGTTAGTTGCCAGTCCCTATGTAAAGGCGGTCTCACTCACCGGGAGTGCACCGGCGGGTTCGAGTTATGCCGCAGCAGCAGGTAAAGTCATCAAGAAATCTACGCTGGAACTGGGCGGCAGTGATGCCTTTATTGTTTTAGCCGATGCCAATATTGAACAAGCGGTGAATATGGCCGCCTTCGGACGTTTATGGAATGCCGGCCAGGTCTGTATTTCACCTAAACGTATTATTGTTTTAGAGAGCGTTGCCGATGAGTTTATTCGCCGTGCAACCGATATCTATAAGCAGATTGTGATTGGTGATCCGCTTGAGGCTAAAACGCAGCTTGCACCACTGAGCACTGAAAAGGGATTGGTAGATGTGCTTAAGCAGGTTGAGACCACGGTTAAGCAGGGGGCGAGATTAGTTTATGGTGGTCATCGTCTCGACCGTGAAGGCTTTTTTATGCAGCCGACTATCCTAACCGATATTAAGCCGGGCATGTTAGCCTACGCCGATGAGATCTTTGGTCCTGTTCTGTGTATCTATGCAGTCAAAAATATTGAAGAGGCGATTAAACTGGCTAACGATACAGAGTTTGGCTTAGGCGGGACAGTATTTGGTAATAATACTGATGAAGCTGTTAAGATAGCACGTCAAATGGTGACCGGTATGGTATATATTAACCATATTACCGGGATTTCACCTGAGCTACCGTTTGGCGGAACTAAGCAGTCTGGTTATGGTCGAGAACAAGCCGATGCAGGATTCTACGAATTTTTAAACGCAAAATTAATTCGAATTACCACACCAGAGAGTGCCTATTAA